The following DNA comes from Grus americana isolate bGruAme1 chromosome 22, bGruAme1.mat, whole genome shotgun sequence.
GCCGAGTTCCAGAAGCAGCACGAGCACCTCACCCGCCAGCACGAGGTGCAGCTCCAGAAGCACCTCAAGGTGGGCTGGGGGGCGGTGGAGCCCATGGGGGGTGTCACCTGCCCGGGGCGATGGGGATGCGGGGGGAGATTGGGGGTGATGGAGGTGGGGAGATGATTGGGGGTGGTGGAGCCGTGGGGCATCCCGTGCCTGGGGTGAtggaaatgggggggggggaggtgatTGGGGGTGAtggaaatgggggggggggggagatggtTGGGGGTGATGGAGCCGTGGGGCATCCCGTGCCTGGGGTGAtggaaatgggggggggggaggtgatTGGGGGTGAtggaaatgggggggggggggagatggtTGGGGGTGATGGAGCTGTGGGGCATCACCTGCCCGGGGTGatggaaaggggggggggaggtgatTGGGGGTGAtggaaatggggggggggggagatgatTGGGGGTGATGGAGCCATGGGGCATCACCTGCCCGGGGTGAtggaaatggggggggggggaggtgatTGGGGGTGAtggaaatgggggggggagATGGTTGGGGGTGATGGAGCCGTGGGGCATCACCTGCCCGGGGTGATGGAGCTATTGGGGGGCATCCCCTGTCGGATGATGGAGCTGTTGGGCAAAGACTGGGGGTGATGGAGATGTGGGGGCACCACCCGCCTGCGGTGATGGAGCTACGGGGGGGGGAGGTCCGGGGCGATGGAggtatggggggggggcatcACCTGTCTGGGGCGGTGGAGCTGGGGGTGATGGAGATTTGGGGGCGTCATCCGTCCGGGGCGATGgagccgcggggggggggggggggggatcaggggggtgtcagggcaggGCGGTGCGCGCACCCCAGGGCCTGGCCCCTGGCGGGGGTGGGAGACGGGGGGCGCCGGGCCGAGCCCGCCCGCggtcccgcagcagcagcaggaggcgCTGGCCGCCCggcggcagcaggagctggagcagcagcggcagcgggAGCGGCAGGAggccctggagcagcagcagcgcctggagcagctccacgcccTGCGCACCAAGGACAAGAGCCGCGAGAGTGAGCGGGGGGGCgatgggggggcggggggggggggccgggggaggTGCTGCCCCCCATCCCGGatctgtgtgtcccccccccccaggcgcCATCGCCAGCACGGAGGTGaagctgaagctgcaggagtTCCTGCTCAGCAAGACGAAGGAGCCGGGCACCGGCCCCCCCAACCAttccctcccccagcaccccaaatgTTGGTAGGTCACCCCCCCGAACCCGGACGACCCCCCCCaaaccggggcggggggggacccAGGCGTCCTAGCGGGGTCTCTGCCGCCTTcgcccccccccagggctcaCCACACCTCGTTGGACCAGagtccccccccccagaccgGCAGCCCGGGGACGCCCCCGTCCTACAAACTCCCCCTCCTCGGCACCTACGACGGCCGGGATGATTTCCCGCTCCGCAAAACCGGTGGGTGCCGGGCCgccggcgggaggggggggatgcCGGGAGCCGCGCCGGGGCTAACGCCGCTtcccgggtgcccccccccgcagcctCCGAACCCAACCTGAAAGTGCGCTCGCGGTTAAAACAGAAGGTAGCGGAGAGGAGGAGCAGTCCCCTGCTGCGGAGGAAGGACGGCACCGTCATCAGCACCTTCAAGAAGCGCGCCATCGAGATCACCGGTGAGCGGGGGGGCACGGGCTGCGCCGGGCcgcctgcctcagtttccccgaGTCGCCGGGCGTTTCCCGTGCAGCGGTGGGGGCCTCCGGCCGAGGCCCTGGGGCCCCTCCCCGGCTCACCGGGACGGGCACGTGCTTGTGCAGCACGCGTGCGCTTGCACGCCTTTGCACGTGCACGCACACTCAGGTGCAGGCTACCCCGTCCCTCCCGCGGCCGTGGGCCCTGGCAGGGGAAACCGAGGCGGGGGAGGTTGGTGGCAGTAGCCCCCCCGTgacgcccgccgcccccgcagTGTCCTCGGTGTGCAGCAGCGCCCCGGGCTCCGGGCCCAGCTCCCCCAACAGCTCCCACAGCGCCATCGCCGAGAACGGCTTCACCGGCTCCGTCCCCAACATCCACGCCGAGGTAGGAGCTGCCGGGGtggcacacgcgtgtgcaggGCGCGTGCTGCGGGCATGCTCAGGGTGCACGCGCGTGTTCGGGTGCGCACAGTCAGGGCATGTGCTTGGCGTGCGCGCGTGTTGCTGCGAGCGCGCTCAGGGCGCGCGTGCCTGTGTGTTTAGATGCGTGCAGGCAGCGTGTCTGGGTGCACACGTGTGCTTGAGCACATGCAGCCAGCGTGTGCACGTTCCAGGTGCACACACGTGCAGCCAGCGTGTGCACGCTCAGGGTGCACGCGTGTGCTCAGGTGCACACAGCCAGCATGTGCTCTTGGGACTGCAGCTCGTGCGTGTGCGCGGCGTGTCTGGGCACACACGTGTGCGCGCTCATGGCGTGCTCATGCTGTGTCCCCACcccgcagcagctcctgcccccgcACCGAGCCCTGGCCCTGGACGGCGCCAGCCAGCTCAGCCTCTACACGTCCCCGTCGCTGCCCAACATCtcgctggggctgcaggccacCGTCACCGTCACCAACTCCCACCTCAACGTGAGTGGGGCCGGCGTGGGGGGGTTGGCGTGGGGACCCCGCACCTGGGGGGGGTGGCGTAGGGGCGGTGTGGGGACACGGCAGGGGGTGGCCCGGGGACCTGGCGCCTCGCTGGCTCGGCGTGGGGACGCTGTGCCCGTGGGGTGGCGGtcgggtgtgtgtggggggggtccAGGCAGGGACCCCCGGTATCCGGCCCCCGCTGTCCTCCAGCGCCGagtttgtgcctcagtttccccagggGAGAGAAGCCGAGGCGCGTGGGTGAGGACTGGCAGCGCCCCAGCGTCCCCGGTTTGGGGTGctccctggctgggctggggggtgtCACCCAGGCGTCGGGGTGGGGGTGTCACCCGGCGCCCCAAGGGGTGACGGTGGGTGGGAGCGTCCCTCTGCCCCCGCGCGTGGCTGCCGGCGGgcttgggggcggggggggctgcatCCCATCCTCGGCCCCCGCAGGCGTCCCCCAAGCTGTCGCCACAGGCGGAGGCCGAGCGCCCGGCGGTGCCCACCCTGCGCCCCGGGGCCGCCCTCACCGGCAAGTTCCTGAGCACCTCGTCCATCCCGGGCTGCCTGCTGGGGGTGGCGCTGGAGGGGGacccccccgccggccccgcgtccctgctgcagcacgttctgctgctggagcaagCGCGTCAGCAGAGCACCCTCATCGCCGGTGagtcccctgccctgcctcagtttccccagcttGCAAACCCCCCTCCTCGTCCCCCCAGCTGGattttggggcggggggggggggggggggccggggcaccCCGCTGATGGTGGCCGGCTCCCGCAGTGCCGCTGCACGGGCAGTCGCCGCTGGTGACGGGGGAGCGCGCGGGGAGCGTGCGGACGGTGAGCAAGCTGCCGCGGCACCGGCCCCTGAGCCGCACGCAGTCGTCCCCGCTGCCCCAGAGCCCCCAGGCCCTGCCCCACGGCGCCCTGCCCCACGGCGCCCTGCCCCACGGCGCTCTCCAGCACCACTTCCTCGACAAGCAGCAGGTCCAGCTGGGCAAGGTGGGGCGggggctgccgtggggctgggagaggggctggggtaGGGGGTGGGCACGGGGGCTGGCACGGGGTgggcgtggggctggggtggggggggctggggggcgcgGGGTGGATGCGGGGGGtctgcggggcagagggggtgcAGGGCAAGGGCTGGCAtggggtggccgtggggctggCCGTGGGGTGTCGGGGCGGGGGCAGTTTGGCCCCCCGCACCCACCGCCCGccccccagctgctccccaagCCAGGGGAGCTGGCGCGGCAGCCCCCCACCCACCCCGAGGAGACGGAGGAGGAGCTGACGGAGCAGCAGTCGCCCCCCCCGGGTGACGGGGTGtcccccggcccccccctcGCCTCCCCCGAGGCCGGGGACCCCCCGGAGCAGCTGCCGGCCCCCGAGGGCTGCGGGGTGCCCCACGAGGAGCCGGGCGACAGCGGGGACGAGGCCGACCCCCCCGGGGCCCCCGACGTGGCCGAGCTGAGGGTGACGTACCAGCAGGTGAGAGCTGGGGgggtcggggcggggggggcccccGCTACCACCAGCCCCCGAAAGacgcccccgccccccccccaaactcgTGCGCGAGCGTCCCCTGTGCACGAGCATCCCTTGCACGCGCACGTCTCTTGCACGAGCATCCCTCTCCCGAGCGCCTGGTCCCCGCTCACCGGCCGGCCGTGCCCACCCCCACCCGGCTACCTgggggcccggcccccccccgcacGCTGCCGCAGCGATGACTCGGAGGGGCCGGTGACTCATCCCCCCCTCCGGCCTCCCAGCTCCGTCGCCCCCGCGCtgcggccccccccggcccccgccatGACTCATCCCTCCCCCCCAACTCGGAcgtgccccccccaaacccccccccccccccaatcctgGCGGGTGCGGGGACGCGGCCGTGCCTCGTGCGGGGTGACGGCCGTGGGGCACCGGGGCTGacgggggggggccgggccccccCCAGGTGTTCCCCGAGGCGCCGCTGCAGCTGTACCCCGCCCCccccctgggcctcctggcGCTGCCCCACCCGGCCCTCGCCCGCACCCAGTCGTCCCCCGCCAGCGCCGGCGTCAAGCCCCCCGCGCCCGACGGGACCCCCAAGCACCTCTTCACCACAGGTACGGGGGGGCACCCGGGGGtgtcctgggctgggggggctcctgTCCCGCGGGGTGCCCCGTCCGTCCCTCAGTGGGTGCTTGTGCCCCATGGGTGCCCCATCGCTCGGGGTGCCCGTGTCCTATGGGGTGCCCCATCCCTTGGTGTCCCTTGGGTGCCCACGTGCCGTGGGGTCCCCCTGTCCCCTGGGGTGCCCGGTTCCTTTGGGTGCCATGGGGTGCCCCATCCCTTGGGGTGACATGGGGTGCCCCTGCTCCCTGGGGTGCCCCATCCCTCGGGGTGACACGGGGTGCTCCTGTCCCATGGGAACCCCCTGACCCACGGGTGCCCCATCCCTTGGTGTCCCTTGGGTGCCCATGTGCCGTGGGGTCCCCCTGTCCCCTGGGGTGCCCGGTTCCTTTGGGTGCCATGGGGTGCCCCATCCCTTGGGGTGACACAGGGTACCCCTGTCCCATGGGAACCCCCTGACCCACGGGTGCCCCATCCCTCGGGGTGCCCGGGAGCACCCACCTCCCACGGGGTCCCCCTCTCCCATAGGGTTCCCCATCCCGCGGGGTGCCTGGGGTTCCCCCTgcgctgcggggggggggggggggtgggggggtggcgggggggggggggggcccgggggccGGGGCCAGGCGGGCCGCTGTGGCTGCCCGCCGCAGGCGTGGTGTACGACACGTTCATGCTGAAGCACCAGTGCGCGTGCGGGAACACCAACATCCACCCCGAGCACGCCGGGCGCATCCAGAGCATCTGGTCGCGCCTGCAGGAGACCGGGCTCCTCGGCAAGTGCGAGGTGAGGCACCCCGCGCCCCGGGGGTCCCCTCTTCGACCTGGGGTGAAAGTGGGGGGAGGGCTCATCCCtgcgtcccccccccccgcagcgcATCCGGGGCAGGAAGGCGACGCTGGAGGAGATCCAGACGGTGCACTCGGAGCATCACGCGCTGCTCTACGGCACCAGCCCCCTCAACCGCCAGAAGCTCGACAGCAAGAAGCTCCTGGGTGGGTgctggcggggtggggggacacccGGGGGGTCCCCCCATTTTGGAGCCGGGGGGACGCCGTCCCCGCCGCCCCGTCCCCCCCCGTCACGGccctctctgccccccaggTCCCATCAGCCAGAAGATGTACGCGGTGCTGCCGTGCGGGGGTATCGGGGTGAgtgcctgggggggggcagagggggggtgtccccggccggcccggccccgctgaCGTgtccccgtgtgtccccccccccccccccgtcgcAGGTGGACAGTGACACCGTGTGGAACGAGATGCACTCGTCCAGCGCCGTGCGCATGGCGGTGGGCTGCCTGGTGGAGCTCGCCTTCAAGGTGGCCACGGGCGAGATCAAGGTGAGCAGCGGGGAGGGCTGGCACACACGCGCGTGTCCTCGCACGcggcccccgggggggggtgtgctggGGGCGCGCACGCTTACCTGGGGAGCAGCCCCTCGCACATGCTTGTGCGCACCGCCCGTGCGTACGCTCGCCTGGCGGCGTGACGGCCCTTGTGCGAGCTCGCGTGCAGCACGGTGGTTTCTTGCGCGCTTACCTGATCCTCACGCGTGTGCGCGCGTGTGCGCGCGCACCGTTCTTACGCGCGCTTACCTGGATGTGCAACGGCCCCTGGGCAAACTTGCGTGTGCGTGCACCGCTCTCGTGCGCTCTTACCTGGGTGTGTGACGGTCCTCAAGAatgcttgtgtgtgtgcaccGATACTATGCACGCTTACCTGGGTGTGCGTGGCAGCCCTTGTGCACGCTTGCACGTGTGCAGTATTCTCGTGCGTGCTCACCTGGATACGTGACAGCCTCTGTGCAAGCTCACACGTGTTGTGCACCGCTTCTGTGCACGCTTACCTGTGAGCGTGCGATGGTCCCCAAGCACGCTTGCCTACACGCTTACCTGGGTGTGCATCGTGGCGCTCGCGTTGGTGCGCACCGTGCGCACGTGCTGCTCCCTGGCACGCTCACCCGGGCGTGCACGCGTGTCCCTCTGTGTCCCCGCAGAACGGCTTTGCCGTCATCCGCCCCCCGGGGCACCACGCGGAGGAGTCCACGGCCATGTGAGTGTGGGGCCGCACCGGTGggaccccggggctggggggggctgtggtgaccggggggctgccccccccttccccccctcccccgcgctcaccctgccccctccccaggggcttCTGCTTCTTCAACTCGGTGGCCATCTCGGccaaactgctccagcagaaGCTCAGCGTGGGCAGGATCCTCATCGTGGACTGGGTGAGGCCCCCCGGGAGCAGGATGgggacaccccaccccccccaggagTGCGGGGGACCCCGGGGATGAGGGGGGGTCCCTGACGCCGCTGTGCCCCGGCAGGACATCCACCACGGGAACGGGACCCAGCAAGCCTTCTACAGCGACCCCGACGTGCTCTACATCTCCCTGCACCGCTACGACGACGGCAACTTCTTCCCGGGCAGCGGGGCGCCCGAGGAGGtacgggggggggcgggggggccgcgggggTGGGGGTCACCCCatgggtggggggtgtcccccgGCTGCGGCGTTGGGGTCACCCGTGGCTGTGCCCAGGTCGGCAGCGGGATGGGAGTGGGCTACAACATCAACATCGCCTGGACCGGCGGCGTCGACCCCCCCATCGGGGACGTGGAGTATCTCACCGCCTTCAGGTGGGggttcttggggggggggtccccgtgaCCTGGGGGGGGTTTCTGTGATTTGGGGGGTCCCCATGACCCCCATTCTTCGCTTGGTGCTGAGCCTCTGCCCCTCAGGACCGTGGTGATGCCCATCGCCAACGAGTTCTCCCCGGACGTGGTGCTGGTCTCGGCCGGCTTCGACGCCGTTGAGGGTCACCTCTCCCCGCTCGGCGGCTACTCCGTCACCGCCAAATGTGAGTGGGGCGcgggggtgtccctggggtggggaCCCCCACCGAGCCTCTTGTCACCCCCCCTCGGTGCCCCCCAGGTTTCGGCCACTTGACGAAGCAGCTGATGATGCTGGCGGGGGGCCGGGTGGTGCTGGCGCTGGAGGGGGGGCACGACCTGACGGCCATCTGCGACGCCTCGGAGGCCTGCGTCTCTGCTCTGCTCGGCCTGGAGGTATGGGGGTcacccaggggaccccccccaccatGTGgggacccctcctgccccccccggccccctcgAGGTGCAGGGTGTATCGGGGTGCACACCCTgtgccgtgcctcagtttcccctctgcTGACGAGAGGGGCTTCGATCCCATCCCTGCTCTTGGCGGcagggggggggtttgggggtgctggtggcaggTTTGGGGGTCTTGATggttccccccccgcccccagctgGAGCCCCTGGATCcgtccctgctgcagcagaagccaAACGTGAACGCGGTGGCCACCCTGGAGAAGGTCATCGAGATCCAGAGTGAGACCCTGCGGCCGGGGGGACACgggccctgggggggtccctggggggggttCCTGGGGCTGATTCCCTCATGGGGGGGCACAGAGGAGGCCCCAGGGCTGTCCTGGCCATCGGGGACCCCGGCGGGTCTGTCCctgccatggggggggggggtgggtcaCCGGGGCTGTCCCTGGGatctgggggggtccccggggctgtccctgctgggGGTGGCACAGGGGCTCCCCGGGTTGTCCCCGCCATGGGggtcccctgctcccccccggGTTGTCCCCGCCATGGGGGTCCCCTGGGTCCCCCTGGGTTGTCCCCGCCATGGGgggtccctgctcccccccggGTTGTCCCCGCCATGGGggtccccgctcccccccggcGGTGCCCAGCCCCGCGTGCCCGCAGGCAAGCACTGGGCCTCGGTGAAGCGCTTCGCGGCGGCCGTGGGCTGCTCCCTGCTGGAGGCGCAGAAGGGGGAGGCGGAGGAGGCCGAGACGGTGACGGCCATGGCCCTGCTCTCCGTGGGCGCCGAGCAGGGGGGCACCGACCCCCAGCCCAGGTACGGCCCCCCCGGGATGGCCCCGGGGTGTGTGGAGCCACGCGTGTCCCTGGGGGGGCTGCGcgtccctgggggggggcacggagCCACGcgtgtccctggggggggggggatgatgGACACGTGTCCCCCCAAATTGGGGTGTCCCACCCCACGGGGAGCCGGGAGGGTTGGCGGGGGGCAGCTGTGAGGGGTGCCGAGCCCCCGGCGtcgctgcctcagtttccccgtgCGGGGCTGGGCGCTCAGAGCCGCTCTGCCCCCGGCCAGGCCGGCGGAGGAGCCCATGGAGGCCGAGCCCACGCTGTGAACGCGCTGGCCCCTCGCCGCGCGGCCGGGAGCTGTTTTCCGTTTccgaaaaaaagaaacaccaagaaaagaagaaacacacacacacacaaaaaaaaagtattaaaaaaaaaacacataaaaaagaaaaaaaggacaaaaaaaaacccgaaaaggaagaaactgggaggaaaaacagaaaaaagaggaaaatattttctttttctattaaaaagaggagaaaaacacaaaaaaatacccCCCGTCCTGTCGGACCCCAGCTCCACGCGGTGTTTGCGGTCGTGTCTCTTGTGCAGCATCGGTTCCACCAGCGCCCCgctcctcccgccccccccgTCCGTCGGGTTTTCCCGTTGCTGCCccgggcccccccggcccccccccggctcctctttttttttttttttttttttttttaggggggtttccttaattttctccctttttttctttcccccccccccactcctt
Coding sequences within:
- the HDAC5 gene encoding histone deacetylase 5 isoform X9; amino-acid sequence: MDPQSDAEGGSGREPSLELLSRAQLHAALPAPGAEGPAEALGVPEVCGERRGPGLDAAARERQLQRELLALKQQQQLQKQLLFAEFQKQHEHLTRQHEVQLQKHLKQQEALAARRQQELEQQRQRERQEALEQQQRLEQLHALRTKDKSRESAIASTEVKLKLQEFLLSKTKEPGTGPPNHSLPQHPKCWAHHTSLDQSPPPQTGSPGTPPSYKLPLLGTYDGRDDFPLRKTASEPNLKVRSRLKQKVAERRSSPLLRRKDGTVISTFKKRAIEITVSSVCSSAPGSGPSSPNSSHSAIAENGFTGSVPNIHAELLPPHRALALDGASQLSLYTSPSLPNISLGLQATVTVTNSHLNASPKLSPQAEAERPAVPTLRPGAALTGKFLSTSSIPGCLLGVALEGDPPAGPASLLQHVLLLEQARQQSTLIAVPLHGQSPLVTGERAGSVRTVSKLPRHRPLSRTQSSPLPQSPQALPHGALPHGALPHGALQHHFLDKQQVQLGKLLPKPGELARQPPTHPEETEEELTEQQSPPPGDGVSPGPPLASPEAGDPPEQLPAPEGCGVPHEEPGDSGDEADPPGAPDVAELRVTYQQVFPEAPLQLYPAPPLGLLALPHPALARTQSSPASAGVKPPAPDGTPKHLFTTGVVYDTFMLKHQCACGNTNIHPEHAGRIQSIWSRLQETGLLGKCERIRGRKATLEEIQTVHSEHHALLYGTSPLNRQKLDSKKLLGPISQKMYAVLPCGGIGVDSDTVWNEMHSSSAVRMAVGCLVELAFKVATGEIKNGFAVIRPPGHHAEESTAMGFCFFNSVAISAKLLQQKLSVGRILIVDWDIHHGNGTQQAFYSDPDVLYISLHRYDDGNFFPGSGAPEEVGSGMGVGYNINIAWTGGVDPPIGDVEYLTAFRTVVMPIANEFSPDVVLVSAGFDAVEGHLSPLGGYSVTAKCFGHLTKQLMMLAGGRVVLALEGGHDLTAICDASEACVSALLGLELEPLDPSLLQQKPNVNAVATLEKVIEIQSKHWASVKRFAAAVGCSLLEAQKGEAEEAETVTAMALLSVGAEQGGTDPQPRPAEEPMEAEPTL
- the HDAC5 gene encoding histone deacetylase 5 isoform X8, coding for MDPQSDAGAEGPAEALGVPEVCGERRGPGLDAAARERQLQRELLALKQQQQLQKQLLFAEFQKQHEHLTRQHEVQLQKHLKQQQEALAARRQQELEQQRQRERQEALEQQQRLEQLHALRTKDKSRESAIASTEVKLKLQEFLLSKTKEPGTGPPNHSLPQHPKCWAHHTSLDQSPPPQTGSPGTPPSYKLPLLGTYDGRDDFPLRKTASEPNLKVRSRLKQKVAERRSSPLLRRKDGTVISTFKKRAIEITVSSVCSSAPGSGPSSPNSSHSAIAENGFTGSVPNIHAEQLLPPHRALALDGASQLSLYTSPSLPNISLGLQATVTVTNSHLNASPKLSPQAEAERPAVPTLRPGAALTGKFLSTSSIPGCLLGVALEGDPPAGPASLLQHVLLLEQARQQSTLIAVPLHGQSPLVTGERAGSVRTVSKLPRHRPLSRTQSSPLPQSPQALPHGALPHGALPHGALQHHFLDKQQVQLGKLLPKPGELARQPPTHPEETEEELTEQQSPPPGDGVSPGPPLASPEAGDPPEQLPAPEGCGVPHEEPGDSGDEADPPGAPDVAELRVTYQQVFPEAPLQLYPAPPLGLLALPHPALARTQSSPASAGVKPPAPDGTPKHLFTTGVVYDTFMLKHQCACGNTNIHPEHAGRIQSIWSRLQETGLLGKCERIRGRKATLEEIQTVHSEHHALLYGTSPLNRQKLDSKKLLGPISQKMYAVLPCGGIGVDSDTVWNEMHSSSAVRMAVGCLVELAFKVATGEIKNGFAVIRPPGHHAEESTAMGFCFFNSVAISAKLLQQKLSVGRILIVDWDIHHGNGTQQAFYSDPDVLYISLHRYDDGNFFPGSGAPEEVGSGMGVGYNINIAWTGGVDPPIGDVEYLTAFRTVVMPIANEFSPDVVLVSAGFDAVEGHLSPLGGYSVTAKCFGHLTKQLMMLAGGRVVLALEGGHDLTAICDASEACVSALLGLELEPLDPSLLQQKPNVNAVATLEKVIEIQSKHWASVKRFAAAVGCSLLEAQKGEAEEAETVTAMALLSVGAEQGGTDPQPRPAEEPMEAEPTL
- the HDAC5 gene encoding histone deacetylase 5 isoform X6; translated protein: MDPQSDAEGGSGREPSLELLSRAQLHAALPAPGAEGPAEALGVPEVCGERRGPGLDAAARERQLQRELLALKQQQQLQKQLLFAEFQKQHEHLTRQHEVQLQKHLKQQQEALAARRQQELEQQRQRERQEALEQQQRLEQLHALRTKDKSRESAIASTEVKLKLQEFLLSKTKEPGTGPPNHSLPQHPKCWAHHTSLDQSPPPQTGSPGTPPSYKLPLLGTYDGRDDFPLRKTASEPNLKVRSRLKQKVAERRSSPLLRRKDGTVISTFKKRAIEITVSSVCSSAPGSGPSSPNSSHSAIAENGFTGSVPNIHAELLPPHRALALDGASQLSLYTSPSLPNISLGLQATVTVTNSHLNASPKLSPQAEAERPAVPTLRPGAALTGKFLSTSSIPGCLLGVALEGDPPAGPASLLQHVLLLEQARQQSTLIAVPLHGQSPLVTGERAGSVRTVSKLPRHRPLSRTQSSPLPQSPQALPHGALPHGALPHGALQHHFLDKQQVQLGKLLPKPGELARQPPTHPEETEEELTEQQSPPPGDGVSPGPPLASPEAGDPPEQLPAPEGCGVPHEEPGDSGDEADPPGAPDVAELRVTYQQVFPEAPLQLYPAPPLGLLALPHPALARTQSSPASAGVKPPAPDGTPKHLFTTGVVYDTFMLKHQCACGNTNIHPEHAGRIQSIWSRLQETGLLGKCERIRGRKATLEEIQTVHSEHHALLYGTSPLNRQKLDSKKLLGPISQKMYAVLPCGGIGVDSDTVWNEMHSSSAVRMAVGCLVELAFKVATGEIKNGFAVIRPPGHHAEESTAMGFCFFNSVAISAKLLQQKLSVGRILIVDWDIHHGNGTQQAFYSDPDVLYISLHRYDDGNFFPGSGAPEEVGSGMGVGYNINIAWTGGVDPPIGDVEYLTAFRTVVMPIANEFSPDVVLVSAGFDAVEGHLSPLGGYSVTAKCFGHLTKQLMMLAGGRVVLALEGGHDLTAICDASEACVSALLGLELEPLDPSLLQQKPNVNAVATLEKVIEIQSKHWASVKRFAAAVGCSLLEAQKGEAEEAETVTAMALLSVGAEQGGTDPQPRPAEEPMEAEPTL
- the HDAC5 gene encoding histone deacetylase 5 isoform X7, which encodes MDPQSDAEGGSGREPSLELLSRAQLHAALPAPGAEGPAEALGVPEVCGERRGPGLDAAARERQLQRELLALKQQQQLQKQLLFAEFQKQHEHLTRQHEVQLQKHLKQQEALAARRQQELEQQRQRERQEALEQQQRLEQLHALRTKDKSRESAIASTEVKLKLQEFLLSKTKEPGTGPPNHSLPQHPKCWAHHTSLDQSPPPQTGSPGTPPSYKLPLLGTYDGRDDFPLRKTASEPNLKVRSRLKQKVAERRSSPLLRRKDGTVISTFKKRAIEITVSSVCSSAPGSGPSSPNSSHSAIAENGFTGSVPNIHAEQLLPPHRALALDGASQLSLYTSPSLPNISLGLQATVTVTNSHLNASPKLSPQAEAERPAVPTLRPGAALTGKFLSTSSIPGCLLGVALEGDPPAGPASLLQHVLLLEQARQQSTLIAVPLHGQSPLVTGERAGSVRTVSKLPRHRPLSRTQSSPLPQSPQALPHGALPHGALPHGALQHHFLDKQQVQLGKLLPKPGELARQPPTHPEETEEELTEQQSPPPGDGVSPGPPLASPEAGDPPEQLPAPEGCGVPHEEPGDSGDEADPPGAPDVAELRVTYQQVFPEAPLQLYPAPPLGLLALPHPALARTQSSPASAGVKPPAPDGTPKHLFTTGVVYDTFMLKHQCACGNTNIHPEHAGRIQSIWSRLQETGLLGKCERIRGRKATLEEIQTVHSEHHALLYGTSPLNRQKLDSKKLLGPISQKMYAVLPCGGIGVDSDTVWNEMHSSSAVRMAVGCLVELAFKVATGEIKNGFAVIRPPGHHAEESTAMGFCFFNSVAISAKLLQQKLSVGRILIVDWDIHHGNGTQQAFYSDPDVLYISLHRYDDGNFFPGSGAPEEVGSGMGVGYNINIAWTGGVDPPIGDVEYLTAFRTVVMPIANEFSPDVVLVSAGFDAVEGHLSPLGGYSVTAKCFGHLTKQLMMLAGGRVVLALEGGHDLTAICDASEACVSALLGLELEPLDPSLLQQKPNVNAVATLEKVIEIQSKHWASVKRFAAAVGCSLLEAQKGEAEEAETVTAMALLSVGAEQGGTDPQPRPAEEPMEAEPTL
- the HDAC5 gene encoding histone deacetylase 5 isoform X2, encoding MLLSGRAGPRCKDGGAAGRARGGGAGHRAGLRCGAGTAPAPRPALTASPDSRLSASPRHPPAPAGRHGPPERRRGGGAGGGTRGARGVRGAPGAGTGRGGAGAAAAAGAAGPQTAAAAPEAAALRRVPEAARAPHPPARGAAPEAPQAAAGGAGRPAAAGAGAAAAAGAAGGPGAAAAPGAAPRPAHQGQEPRERHRQHGGEAEAAGVPAQQDEGAGHRPPQPFPPPAPQMLTGSPGTPPSYKLPLLGTYDGRDDFPLRKTASEPNLKVRSRLKQKVAERRSSPLLRRKDGTVISTFKKRAIEITVSSVCSSAPGSGPSSPNSSHSAIAENGFTGSVPNIHAELLPPHRALALDGASQLSLYTSPSLPNISLGLQATVTVTNSHLNASPKLSPQAEAERPAVPTLRPGAALTGKFLSTSSIPGCLLGVALEGDPPAGPASLLQHVLLLEQARQQSTLIAVPLHGQSPLVTGERAGSVRTVSKLPRHRPLSRTQSSPLPQSPQALPHGALPHGALPHGALQHHFLDKQQVQLGKLLPKPGELARQPPTHPEETEEELTEQQSPPPGDGVSPGPPLASPEAGDPPEQLPAPEGCGVPHEEPGDSGDEADPPGAPDVAELRVTYQQVFPEAPLQLYPAPPLGLLALPHPALARTQSSPASAGVKPPAPDGTPKHLFTTGVVYDTFMLKHQCACGNTNIHPEHAGRIQSIWSRLQETGLLGKCERIRGRKATLEEIQTVHSEHHALLYGTSPLNRQKLDSKKLLGPISQKMYAVLPCGGIGVDSDTVWNEMHSSSAVRMAVGCLVELAFKVATGEIKNGFAVIRPPGHHAEESTAMGFCFFNSVAISAKLLQQKLSVGRILIVDWDIHHGNGTQQAFYSDPDVLYISLHRYDDGNFFPGSGAPEEVGSGMGVGYNINIAWTGGVDPPIGDVEYLTAFRTVVMPIANEFSPDVVLVSAGFDAVEGHLSPLGGYSVTAKCFGHLTKQLMMLAGGRVVLALEGGHDLTAICDASEACVSALLGLELEPLDPSLLQQKPNVNAVATLEKVIEIQSKHWASVKRFAAAVGCSLLEAQKGEAEEAETVTAMALLSVGAEQGGTDPQPRPAEEPMEAEPTL